From a single Aquincola tertiaricarbonis genomic region:
- the paoC gene encoding aldehyde oxidoreductase molybdenum-binding subunit PaoC translates to MKFDQPATTNPIDQLKVIGQPLDRIDGPMKTTGTARYAYERHDVARNAAYGHVVGAAIAKGRIVSMDLRAARAAPGVLAIVTARNAGKLAKGKMNTAKLLGGPRIDHHHQAVAVVVARSFEQARAAAELVQVRYATAPGAFDLSAARDGAPMAKANENSGPTHTAVGDFAGAFAKAPVQLDTTYTTPDQSHAMMEPHATLAAWEGEKLTVWTSNQMIDWGAGDLARTLNMKKENVRLISPFIGGGFGGKLFLRADAVLAALGARAAGVPVKVALQRPLIFNNTTHRPATIQRLRIGCEQDGRITAIGHESWSGDLPDGQPETAVNQTRLLYAGANRMTAMRLAVLDLPEGNAMRAPGEAPGLMALEMAIDEMAERLGMDPVQFRVVNDTQVDPEKPSRRFSQRQLVQCLRTGAERFGWAQRNPQPGQQREGRWLIGTGVAAALRNNLLQKSGARVKLEPGGRVTVETDMTDIGTGSYTIIAQTAAEMMGVTVQQVAVRLGDSSYPTSAGSGGQWGANNSTSGVYAACVKLREQVARQLGMDPAQAEFADGQVTAGGRSVPLADAAGSAGLVAEDAIEYGDLDKQYQQSTFGAHFVEVAVDAATGEIRVRRMLAVCAAGRILNPKSARSQVIGTMTMGVGAALMEELALDKRRGYFVNHDLAGYEVPVHADIPHQDVIFLDETDPISSPMKAKGVGELGLCGVAAAIANAVHHATGIRVRDYPVTLDKLLDRLPPVA, encoded by the coding sequence ATGAAATTCGACCAACCCGCCACCACCAACCCGATCGACCAGCTCAAGGTCATCGGCCAGCCGCTGGACCGCATCGACGGCCCCATGAAGACCACCGGCACCGCGCGTTATGCCTATGAACGGCACGACGTGGCCCGCAACGCGGCCTATGGCCATGTGGTAGGCGCCGCCATCGCCAAGGGTCGCATCGTGTCGATGGACCTGCGGGCCGCCCGTGCCGCGCCCGGGGTGCTGGCCATCGTCACCGCCCGCAATGCGGGCAAGCTGGCCAAGGGCAAGATGAACACCGCCAAGCTGCTGGGCGGACCGCGGATCGACCACCACCACCAGGCGGTGGCGGTGGTGGTGGCCCGCAGCTTCGAGCAGGCGCGCGCCGCGGCCGAGCTGGTGCAGGTGCGGTATGCCACCGCGCCCGGTGCCTTCGACCTGTCGGCCGCGCGCGATGGCGCGCCGATGGCCAAGGCCAACGAGAACAGCGGCCCCACCCACACCGCGGTGGGCGACTTCGCCGGGGCGTTCGCCAAGGCGCCGGTGCAGCTGGACACCACCTACACCACGCCCGACCAGTCGCACGCGATGATGGAGCCGCATGCCACGCTGGCCGCCTGGGAAGGCGAGAAGCTGACGGTGTGGACCAGCAACCAGATGATCGACTGGGGCGCCGGCGACCTGGCCCGCACGCTGAACATGAAGAAGGAGAACGTGCGCCTGATCTCGCCCTTCATCGGCGGCGGCTTCGGCGGCAAGCTGTTCCTGCGCGCTGATGCGGTGCTGGCCGCGCTGGGTGCCCGCGCGGCCGGCGTGCCGGTGAAGGTGGCCCTGCAGCGGCCGCTGATCTTCAACAACACCACCCACCGGCCGGCCACCATCCAGCGGCTGCGCATCGGCTGCGAGCAGGATGGCCGCATCACCGCCATCGGCCATGAGAGCTGGTCGGGCGACCTGCCCGACGGCCAGCCCGAGACCGCGGTGAACCAGACGCGCCTGCTGTACGCCGGCGCCAATCGCATGACAGCCATGCGGCTGGCGGTGCTGGACCTGCCCGAAGGCAATGCGATGCGCGCGCCTGGCGAAGCGCCGGGCCTGATGGCGCTGGAAATGGCCATCGACGAGATGGCCGAGCGCCTGGGCATGGACCCGGTGCAGTTCCGGGTGGTGAACGACACCCAGGTGGACCCGGAGAAGCCCTCGCGCCGCTTCTCGCAGCGCCAACTGGTGCAGTGCCTGCGCACCGGGGCCGAGCGCTTCGGCTGGGCGCAGCGCAACCCGCAACCCGGCCAGCAGCGCGAGGGCCGCTGGCTCATCGGCACCGGCGTGGCGGCGGCGCTGCGCAACAACCTGCTGCAGAAGTCCGGCGCCCGGGTGAAGCTGGAGCCGGGCGGCCGGGTGACGGTGGAAACCGACATGACCGACATCGGCACTGGCAGCTACACCATCATTGCCCAGACGGCGGCCGAGATGATGGGCGTGACGGTGCAGCAGGTGGCGGTGCGGCTGGGGGATTCCAGCTACCCCACCTCGGCCGGCTCGGGCGGGCAATGGGGCGCCAACAACTCGACCTCGGGCGTGTATGCGGCCTGCGTCAAGCTGCGTGAGCAGGTGGCCCGCCAGCTGGGCATGGACCCGGCGCAGGCCGAATTTGCCGACGGCCAGGTGACGGCCGGTGGCCGCAGCGTGCCGCTCGCGGATGCCGCCGGCAGCGCCGGCCTCGTGGCCGAAGACGCGATCGAGTATGGCGATCTGGACAAGCAGTACCAGCAATCCACGTTCGGCGCCCACTTCGTGGAGGTGGCGGTGGACGCCGCCACCGGCGAGATCCGCGTGCGCCGCATGCTGGCGGTGTGCGCGGCCGGCCGCATCCTCAACCCCAAGTCGGCGCGCAGCCAGGTCATCGGCACGATGACCATGGGCGTGGGCGCGGCGCTGATGGAAGAGCTGGCGCTGGACAAGCGCCGCGGCTACTTCGTCAACCATGACCTGGCAGGCTACGAGGTGCCGGTGCATGCCGACATCCCGCACCAGGACGTGATCTTCCTGGACGAGACCGATCCGATCTCGTCGCCGATGAAGGCCAAGGGTGTGGGTGAGCTGGGCCTGTGCGGCGTGGCGGCGGCCATCGCCAACGCGGTGCACCATGCCACCGGCATCCGGGTGCGCGACTACCCGGTGACGCTGGACAAGCTGCTGGACCGGCTGCCGCCGGTGGCCTGA
- a CDS encoding DUF802 domain-containing protein produces the protein MNRHLQHAVFAAGLGAIAWVAVGYAGRSPLALVMMALIAATYLAGALELRRHRAATDALQAALADLAQPQQELAPWLQRLPAALRQPVRLRIEGERSALPGPALTPYLTGLLVLLGMLGTFLGMVVTLNGTGLALDSATDLASIRASLSAPVKGLGLAFGTSVAGIAASAMLGLLSALLRRQRQQVVQQLDGHIAGPLRVFSQAHRRDEQLRLLQQQAETLPVLVDRLQALMGGIERQGELLGSRLADEQARFHEQAGQAYTQLAASVGRSLEHSLAASARAAGATLQPVVEATMAGIARETQALQATLAGGLDRQLQALTDRVETAHTRVADHWQQALADHQAQQAGQAQHWQARLDALAERLEQRSSAMVDAVAQRLDHTADAVATRWQALAAEQHRLQQATVAEQQRAQQASAAEQLRLHQASAAELQALQRSTAETLQRQQQQATTALQQAMDAAASGFAQQAAALLQSVERVHAGLQSSLAEADAQRLAAWTGRLNGMAHSLQQAFEQTGQRTLAEIGTVLQAAADAPRAAAEVINELRDKLSDSMARDQAMLAERERMLQTLGTLLDTVQHASQGQRQAIDTLVASSAELLDGLGQRLAASTEAHEGRMAEVAAQLTGSAVEVASLGEAFGTAVQQFSQTSEQLAAQLQRIETALSQSLTRSDEQLAYYVAQAREVIDLSISSQQQIVEDLQQLGRQRALAGSDA, from the coding sequence ATGAACCGACACCTCCAACACGCCGTGTTCGCGGCCGGCCTGGGCGCCATCGCCTGGGTGGCCGTGGGCTATGCCGGCCGCAGCCCGCTGGCGCTGGTGATGATGGCGCTGATCGCCGCCACCTACCTGGCCGGCGCGCTGGAACTGCGCCGCCACCGCGCCGCCACCGACGCGCTGCAGGCCGCGCTGGCCGACCTGGCACAACCCCAGCAGGAGCTGGCCCCCTGGCTGCAGCGCCTGCCCGCCGCCCTGCGGCAGCCGGTGCGGCTGCGCATCGAGGGTGAGCGCAGCGCCCTGCCCGGCCCCGCGCTGACGCCCTACCTGACCGGCCTGCTGGTGCTGCTGGGCATGCTGGGCACCTTCCTGGGCATGGTGGTCACGCTCAACGGCACCGGCCTGGCGCTGGACAGCGCCACCGACCTGGCCTCGATCCGCGCTTCGCTGTCGGCGCCGGTCAAGGGCCTGGGCCTGGCCTTCGGCACCTCGGTGGCCGGCATCGCCGCTTCGGCCATGCTGGGGCTGCTGTCGGCCCTGCTGCGGCGCCAGCGCCAGCAGGTGGTGCAGCAGCTGGACGGCCACATCGCCGGCCCGTTGCGCGTGTTCTCGCAGGCGCACCGCCGCGACGAACAGCTGCGCCTGCTGCAGCAGCAGGCCGAGACGCTGCCGGTGCTGGTGGACCGGCTGCAGGCCCTGATGGGCGGCATTGAGCGCCAGGGGGAGCTGCTGGGCAGCCGGCTGGCCGATGAGCAGGCCCGCTTCCATGAGCAGGCCGGCCAGGCCTACACCCAGCTGGCCGCCTCGGTCGGCCGCTCGCTGGAGCACAGCCTGGCGGCCAGCGCCCGCGCCGCCGGCGCCACGCTGCAGCCGGTGGTGGAAGCCACCATGGCCGGCATCGCCCGCGAGACGCAGGCCTTGCAGGCCACGCTGGCCGGCGGCCTGGACCGACAGCTGCAGGCCCTGACCGATCGCGTGGAAACCGCCCACACCCGCGTGGCCGACCACTGGCAGCAAGCGCTCGCCGACCACCAGGCGCAGCAGGCCGGCCAGGCGCAGCACTGGCAGGCGCGGCTGGACGCGCTGGCCGAGCGGCTGGAACAACGCTCCAGCGCGATGGTGGACGCCGTGGCCCAGCGGCTGGACCACACCGCCGACGCCGTGGCCACCCGCTGGCAGGCCCTGGCCGCCGAGCAGCACCGGCTGCAGCAGGCCACGGTGGCCGAGCAGCAGCGCGCCCAGCAAGCCAGCGCCGCCGAACAGCTGCGCTTGCACCAGGCCAGCGCAGCCGAGCTGCAGGCCCTGCAGCGCAGCACCGCCGAGACGCTGCAGCGCCAGCAGCAGCAGGCCACCACCGCGCTGCAGCAGGCGATGGACGCCGCCGCCAGCGGCTTTGCCCAGCAGGCCGCGGCGCTGCTGCAATCGGTGGAGCGGGTGCATGCCGGCCTGCAGAGCAGCCTGGCCGAGGCCGATGCCCAGCGCCTGGCGGCCTGGACGGGCCGGTTGAACGGCATGGCCCACTCGCTGCAGCAGGCCTTCGAGCAGACCGGCCAGCGCACGCTGGCCGAGATCGGCACGGTGCTGCAGGCAGCCGCCGATGCGCCGCGCGCCGCGGCCGAGGTGATCAACGAACTGCGCGACAAGCTCAGCGACAGCATGGCCCGCGACCAGGCGATGCTGGCTGAACGCGAGCGCATGCTGCAGACCCTGGGCACGCTGCTGGACACGGTGCAGCACGCCAGCCAGGGCCAGCGCCAGGCCATCGACACGCTGGTGGCCTCGTCCGCCGAGCTGCTGGACGGCCTGGGCCAGCGCCTGGCCGCCAGCACCGAGGCGCACGAAGGCCGCATGGCCGAGGTGGCCGCGCAGCTCACCGGCAGCGCGGTGGAAGTGGCCAGCCTGGGCGAAGCCTTCGGCACCGCGGTGCAGCAGTTCAGCCAGACCAGCGAGCAGCTGGCCGCGCAGCTGCAGCGCATCGAAACCGCGCTGAGCCAGTCGCTGACGCGCAGCGACGAGCAGCTGGCCTATTACGTGGCGCAGGCGCGTGAGGTCATCGACCTCAGCATCAGCTCGCAGCAGCAGATCGTCGAAGACCTGCAGCAGCTGGGCCGCCAGCGCGCGCTGGCCGGCAGCGACGCATGA
- a CDS encoding DUF2894 domain-containing protein: MTELLQPPPLADWLAERRAQGAQQRDPMRFRFIEAMARRAAGHRGLAAERLAQRLQQLAAAYDGAAAAAPQPASAAPAAARPPGPLAALVAELAQQSPPETELKTLRDFRSTWSRLSAERRLTQSLAVVPDNAGPLNSQQLVHRALRLMRELSPGYLDRFVQHVDALLWLDQLNAAGAAPRKTSAADRRRSSSP; this comes from the coding sequence GTGACTGAGCTCTTGCAGCCGCCCCCGCTGGCCGACTGGCTGGCCGAGCGCCGCGCCCAGGGCGCGCAGCAGCGCGACCCGATGCGCTTCCGCTTCATCGAGGCCATGGCCCGGCGCGCGGCCGGGCATCGCGGCTTGGCGGCCGAGCGCCTGGCGCAGCGGCTGCAGCAGCTGGCTGCGGCCTACGATGGTGCCGCCGCGGCGGCACCGCAGCCCGCTTCGGCGGCCCCGGCCGCAGCGCGCCCACCCGGCCCGCTGGCCGCCCTGGTGGCGGAACTGGCGCAGCAATCGCCGCCCGAGACCGAGCTGAAGACGCTGCGCGACTTCCGCAGCACCTGGTCGCGGCTGAGCGCCGAGCGCCGGCTCACCCAGTCGCTGGCGGTGGTGCCCGACAACGCGGGGCCGCTAAACTCGCAGCAGCTGGTGCACCGCGCCCTGCGGCTGATGCGTGAGCTGTCGCCCGGCTACCTCGACCGCTTCGTGCAGCACGTGGACGCGCTGCTGTGGCTGGACCAGCTCAATGCCGCCGGTGCCGCGCCCCGCAAGACCAGTGCCGCCGACCGCCGCCGCAGCAGCAGCCCTTAG
- a CDS encoding MarR family winged helix-turn-helix transcriptional regulator, which yields MRPKVDNVNHAAADEVFDAIHALMHLYRGRQYRLLRDSAPAITHLEDKVLGFFARHPGAMAGDLATHSGRDKAQIARLVTGLKERGLLEAQVDDTDRRKIRLHLSEAGRQLQRDNQRALSTVARQSLEGLSEAERQQLLALLQRVRANLAADENG from the coding sequence ATGAGACCTAAAGTTGATAATGTCAACCATGCCGCCGCTGATGAGGTCTTCGACGCGATCCATGCGCTGATGCACCTGTACCGCGGCCGCCAGTACCGGCTGCTGCGTGACAGTGCGCCAGCGATCACCCACCTGGAGGACAAGGTGCTGGGCTTCTTCGCCCGCCACCCGGGGGCGATGGCCGGCGACCTGGCCACCCATTCGGGCCGCGACAAGGCGCAGATCGCGCGGCTGGTCACCGGCCTGAAGGAGCGCGGGCTGCTGGAAGCGCAGGTGGACGACACCGACCGCCGCAAGATCCGGCTGCACCTGAGCGAGGCCGGCCGCCAGCTGCAGCGCGACAACCAGCGTGCGCTGAGCACCGTGGCCCGGCAAAGCCTGGAAGGCCTGAGCGAGGCCGAGCGCCAGCAGCTGCTGGCGCTGCTGCAGCGGGTGCGGGCGAATCTGGCTGCGGACGAAAACGGCTAG
- a CDS encoding DUF3348 family protein: MARAPRRAEITGAALVRLLARLTEADVPESRLQFAQRLAHWLGWADAISLYGALGPVGSAPAPESTGSRPAPAAAPAADPHADADQVRQQLARQLTEPALEAREAQDAEGFAPWRRHCNQRQNAMERAIAPLRERLRQQLAACSPAMARLAEVDAVMEQVLAPQEQRLLATVPGWLGKHFERLRRSSQPGFEQDLQAVLLAELEIRFQPVEGLLEALATAQRQAST; the protein is encoded by the coding sequence ATGGCGCGCGCCCCCCGGCGCGCGGAGATCACCGGGGCTGCTCTGGTGCGGCTGCTGGCGCGGCTGACCGAGGCCGACGTGCCCGAGTCACGCCTGCAGTTTGCCCAGCGCCTGGCCCACTGGCTGGGCTGGGCCGATGCCATTTCCCTCTACGGCGCCCTGGGCCCCGTGGGCAGCGCGCCTGCGCCTGAGAGCACCGGCAGCCGGCCCGCGCCGGCCGCAGCGCCCGCCGCCGACCCCCACGCCGACGCCGACCAGGTGCGCCAGCAGCTGGCCCGCCAGCTGACCGAGCCAGCCCTGGAAGCGCGTGAAGCCCAGGACGCCGAAGGTTTTGCGCCCTGGCGCCGCCACTGCAACCAGCGCCAGAACGCCATGGAACGCGCCATCGCGCCGCTGCGCGAGCGCCTGCGCCAGCAGCTGGCCGCCTGCTCCCCCGCGATGGCGCGGCTGGCCGAGGTGGACGCGGTGATGGAACAGGTGCTGGCGCCGCAGGAGCAGCGGCTGCTGGCCACCGTGCCCGGCTGGCTGGGCAAGCACTTCGAGCGCCTGCGCCGCAGCAGCCAGCCCGGCTTCGAGCAGGACCTGCAAGCGGTGCTGCTGGCCGAACTCGAGATCCGATTCCAACCGGTGGAGGGGCTGCTCGAAGCCCTGGCCACCGCGCAGCGACAAGCAAGCACATGA
- a CDS encoding OmpA family protein: protein MSLAWDTPEDGVEEAGTPVWAAFGDLMAGLLGAFVLILVYVVGQQLDLSHRLQAEVAQRQAETQRRQSLEQVLAGPLAAGRVSLVDGRIGISGSLLFEFNSADLQPEGRRLLRSLARPLAAYLRERDEMLMVSGFTDDRGVRERSKHFEDNWELSAQRALTVTRALIEEGLPAPYVFAAAFGAQQAVASNADAEGRAKNRRVEMSPMQRPARGPARAASAPTLAPAAAASTAAPAPAPRRD from the coding sequence ATGAGCCTGGCCTGGGACACCCCCGAAGACGGCGTTGAGGAGGCGGGCACGCCGGTGTGGGCCGCCTTCGGCGACCTGATGGCCGGGCTGCTGGGCGCCTTCGTGCTGATCCTGGTCTACGTGGTGGGCCAGCAGCTGGACCTGAGCCACCGGCTGCAGGCCGAGGTGGCACAGCGCCAGGCCGAGACTCAGCGCCGGCAGTCGCTGGAACAGGTGCTGGCCGGGCCGCTGGCGGCCGGCCGCGTCTCGCTGGTGGATGGCCGCATCGGCATCAGCGGCAGCCTGCTGTTCGAGTTCAACTCGGCCGACCTGCAGCCCGAGGGCCGGCGCCTGCTGCGCAGCCTGGCCAGGCCCCTGGCCGCCTACCTGCGTGAGCGCGACGAGATGCTGATGGTCAGCGGCTTCACCGACGACCGCGGGGTGCGCGAGCGCAGCAAGCATTTCGAGGACAACTGGGAGCTGTCGGCCCAGCGCGCCCTCACCGTGACCCGCGCGCTGATCGAAGAAGGCCTGCCGGCCCCGTACGTGTTCGCGGCGGCCTTCGGCGCGCAGCAGGCTGTGGCCAGCAACGCCGATGCCGAGGGCCGGGCCAAGAACCGCCGGGTGGAGATGTCGCCGATGCAGCGGCCGGCCCGGGGCCCCGCACGCGCAGCCTCCGCCCCCACCCTCGCCCCCGCTGCCGCGGCCAGCACCGCTGCCCCGGCGCCCGCCCCCCGCCGTGACTGA
- a CDS encoding methyl-accepting chemotaxis protein, with protein sequence MKLRTRILWLCAAALCGALALIGLSLHGLRQTMLEERTAQVDNMVVLALAAVDKLHEQEKAGKLTREAAQAQAVAVLSSLRKDERYYFVRGYTNDINYVHPNPKRIGIVDPKGGKEAGERYRAALQGKAIGNVVAPGTRPGLQEKVDKLYAVAHFQPWDWIIGTGDYIDDIDTAFWRAAAMMMGVGGTLMAVVGVMGWTMSRRIYRDLGGEPDYAAQIVRRIGAGDLSVQVQLRPGDSNSLLAAMHQMQQGLAGTVGSIRLATDHIATASGEIAAGNLDLSARTESQASALQQTAASMEEITATVKQNAENARQANELAVAASQVAARGGAVVGEVVQTMSAISDSSRKIADIIGTIDGIAFQTNILALNAAVEAARAGEQGRGFAVVAGEVRTLAQRSAEAAKEIKSLIGSSVDMVEAGTRLVGQAGATIQEVVGSVERVTTVVAEITTASQEQTSGIEQVNQAIAQMDQATQQNAALVEQASAAAMSLKEQSRTLVETVASFR encoded by the coding sequence ATGAAACTCCGTACCCGAATCCTCTGGCTTTGTGCCGCAGCCCTTTGCGGCGCGCTGGCGCTGATCGGGCTCTCGCTCCATGGGCTCCGCCAGACCATGCTGGAAGAGCGCACCGCCCAGGTGGACAACATGGTGGTGCTGGCGCTGGCCGCGGTGGACAAGCTGCATGAGCAGGAAAAGGCCGGCAAGCTCACCCGCGAGGCCGCCCAGGCCCAGGCCGTGGCCGTGCTGAGCAGCCTGCGCAAGGATGAGCGCTACTACTTCGTCCGTGGCTACACCAACGACATCAACTACGTCCACCCCAACCCCAAGCGCATCGGCATCGTCGACCCCAAGGGCGGCAAGGAAGCCGGTGAACGCTACCGCGCCGCGCTGCAGGGCAAGGCCATCGGCAACGTGGTGGCCCCCGGCACCCGCCCCGGCCTGCAGGAGAAGGTGGACAAGCTGTATGCCGTGGCGCACTTCCAGCCCTGGGACTGGATCATCGGCACCGGCGACTACATCGACGACATCGACACCGCCTTCTGGCGCGCCGCCGCGATGATGATGGGCGTGGGCGGCACGCTGATGGCCGTGGTGGGCGTGATGGGCTGGACCATGTCGCGCCGCATCTACCGCGACCTGGGCGGCGAGCCCGACTACGCCGCGCAGATCGTGCGCCGCATCGGCGCCGGCGACCTCTCGGTGCAGGTGCAGCTGCGGCCCGGCGACAGCAACAGCCTGCTGGCCGCGATGCACCAGATGCAGCAGGGTCTGGCCGGCACGGTGGGCAGCATCCGCCTGGCGACCGACCACATCGCCACCGCCTCCGGCGAGATCGCCGCCGGCAACCTCGACCTGTCGGCCCGCACCGAATCCCAGGCCAGCGCGCTGCAGCAGACCGCCGCGTCGATGGAAGAGATCACCGCCACCGTCAAGCAGAACGCCGAGAACGCCCGCCAGGCCAACGAGCTGGCCGTGGCCGCCTCGCAGGTGGCCGCCCGCGGTGGCGCGGTGGTGGGTGAAGTGGTGCAGACCATGAGCGCCATCAGCGACAGCTCGCGCAAGATCGCCGACATCATTGGCACCATCGACGGCATCGCCTTCCAGACCAACATCCTGGCGCTGAACGCGGCGGTGGAAGCCGCGCGCGCCGGCGAACAAGGCCGCGGCTTTGCGGTGGTGGCGGGCGAGGTGCGCACGCTGGCCCAGCGCAGCGCCGAGGCGGCCAAGGAAATCAAGTCGCTGATTGGCAGCTCGGTGGACATGGTGGAAGCCGGCACCCGCCTGGTGGGCCAGGCCGGTGCCACCATCCAGGAAGTGGTGGGCAGCGTGGAACGCGTGACCACCGTGGTGGCCGAGATCACCACCGCCTCGCAGGAACAGACCTCCGGCATCGAGCAGGTGAACCAGGCCATCGCCCAGATGGACCAGGCCACCCAGCAGAACGCCGCGCTGGTGGAGCAGGCCTCGGCCGCCGCCATGTCGCTCAAGGAGCAGTCGCGTACGCTGGTGGAAACCGTCGCCTCCTTCCGCTGA
- a CDS encoding siderophore-interacting protein, producing the protein MTTASMPTSTRRVQRVRHELRRRDLQVLRTEPLGPGFVAITFGGESLADFVSLGFDDHVKFMLPGETPEAEPVRRDYTPRRFDAARRELTIEFALHGHGAASDWARQARPGDSATIGGPRGSMVVPTDYDWHLLVGDATALPAVHRRLEELPAGTRAVVRLLVAEADRRALTSEATLDLQWLDTPDQLLQALQAQALPSGEGFAWAAGEAATMARVRDLLLVERGHPKESARISAYWRAGTSSFHEDL; encoded by the coding sequence ATGACCACCGCTTCCATGCCCACCTCCACCCGCCGCGTGCAACGCGTGCGCCATGAACTGCGCCGCCGCGATCTCCAGGTGCTGCGCACCGAGCCGCTGGGCCCCGGCTTCGTCGCCATCACCTTCGGCGGCGAATCGCTGGCCGACTTCGTGTCGCTGGGCTTTGACGACCACGTCAAGTTCATGCTGCCCGGTGAGACGCCCGAGGCCGAGCCCGTGCGGCGCGACTACACGCCGCGCCGCTTCGACGCGGCGCGCCGCGAGCTGACCATCGAATTCGCGCTGCACGGCCACGGCGCCGCCAGCGACTGGGCGCGCCAGGCCCGCCCGGGCGACAGCGCCACCATTGGCGGGCCGCGCGGCTCGATGGTGGTGCCCACCGACTATGACTGGCACCTGCTGGTGGGCGACGCCACCGCCCTGCCCGCGGTGCACCGCCGCCTGGAAGAGCTGCCGGCCGGTACCCGCGCGGTCGTCCGCCTGCTGGTGGCCGAAGCCGACCGCCGCGCGCTGACCAGCGAGGCCACGCTGGACCTGCAATGGCTGGACACGCCCGACCAGCTCCTGCAAGCCCTGCAGGCCCAAGCCCTGCCCAGCGGCGAAGGCTTCGCCTGGGCAGCCGGAGAAGCCGCCACCATGGCCCGCGTGCGCGACCTGCTGCTGGTCGAGCGCGGCCATCCGAAAGAGTCCGCCCGCATCTCGGCCTACTGGCGGGCGGGCACGTCGAGCTTTCACGAGGATCTGTGA
- a CDS encoding sensor histidine kinase, with protein MVDLPRPGPTLRFIRWTARFRTRPRLAYPVAVIAFLLALGARFLADPLLGNGFPFLTFFPAILLSAFVCGRGPGTLCALLSIGAAWYWFILPRESFALDGTAALAIAFFVLISVVDIVVIDLLSQVTSQLEKSQERSQALLAQRTTLFQELQHRVANNLTLVGSVLAVQARQLRHNPEATAALNEARRRFDLFSRIHRRLHDPAAADQPLAERLREMCDDILKAAEAGQVRCEVHAADLVFDIDRTTVLSMIVLEVISNALKHAFEPGEAGHIVVNLQPLDARQLELAITDDGRGMPEGYDSSRSERLGMKILSGFASSLRGTVELRPGPRGTGTCVRVVFPA; from the coding sequence ATGGTCGACCTACCGCGCCCTGGCCCCACGCTGCGCTTCATCCGTTGGACGGCGCGCTTCAGAACCCGGCCCCGCCTGGCCTACCCCGTGGCGGTGATCGCCTTCCTGCTGGCCCTGGGGGCCCGCTTCCTAGCCGATCCGCTGCTGGGCAACGGCTTCCCGTTCCTCACGTTCTTCCCAGCCATCCTGCTCAGCGCCTTCGTGTGCGGCCGCGGGCCGGGCACGCTCTGTGCGCTGCTGTCCATCGGGGCGGCGTGGTACTGGTTCATCCTGCCGCGGGAGAGCTTCGCGCTCGATGGCACTGCGGCCCTGGCCATCGCCTTCTTCGTGCTGATCAGCGTGGTCGACATCGTGGTGATCGACCTGCTGTCGCAGGTGACGAGCCAGCTCGAGAAGAGCCAGGAGCGTTCGCAGGCGCTGTTGGCACAACGCACCACGCTGTTCCAGGAGCTGCAGCACCGGGTGGCCAACAACCTGACGCTGGTGGGCAGCGTGCTGGCGGTGCAGGCCCGCCAGCTGCGCCACAACCCCGAGGCCACCGCTGCGCTGAACGAGGCGCGGCGCCGCTTCGACCTGTTCTCGCGCATCCACCGCCGGCTGCACGACCCGGCCGCGGCCGACCAGCCGCTGGCCGAGCGCCTGCGCGAGATGTGCGACGACATTCTGAAGGCGGCCGAGGCCGGGCAGGTGCGCTGCGAGGTGCATGCGGCCGACCTGGTGTTCGACATCGACCGCACGACGGTGCTGTCGATGATCGTGCTGGAGGTCATCAGCAATGCGCTCAAGCATGCCTTCGAGCCGGGCGAAGCTGGCCACATCGTGGTGAACCTGCAGCCGCTGGACGCCCGGCAGCTGGAGCTGGCCATCACCGACGACGGCCGCGGCATGCCCGAGGGCTACGACAGCAGCCGCAGCGAGCGGCTGGGCATGAAGATCCTGTCGGGCTTCGCCTCGTCGCTGCGCGGCACGGTGGAACTGCGGCCGGGGCCGCGCGGCACTGGCACGTGCGTGCGCGTCGTATTCCCCGCCTGA